AGGACGATGGACATATCGTTCAGACGGTTGTTCAGGCTGTGGAACAGGATGTCTGAAAGCTGCCCGTTACGCCGCCGCACGGCCAGCCACTCCCCCATAATCAGTAAAATGCGGTTCGCCGGCGAGTTGGCGCTCATCACGTGACGTAAATCGTCCGGAGCAAGATAGCGAGAGAGCTGTTCGGCGTTCAGGTCCCGGCGGAGGGTCATGCGCAGGCAGTTGGCAAAAGCTATCTGCAGGCGGACAAATTCCCCCAGGTGCTTATCGTCAGGCAAGGTGTTTTTCACCTCGCGAAACAGCGAGCGTGCCGCTATCATCAACTGCCCCCAAAGCAGGCGAGCCTCAACGTAGCGCGAATAACAGGCGTTGTTTCTGAAACCGAGAAAGATAGCGATCGCCACGCCGAGAATGCTAAATGGCGCCACGGTAAATTTGATACCCAGCGAGGTATACCACGGCAGCATCAGGATAACGGCAATAGAAAGCAGGAAGTTGAGCAGCAGTCGGGTGTAAATTTTGGGAAGTACCGAGCCGTGCCAGACAAAAATCAGTTGTAGCCAGTGCTGTTTAGGACGAACAATCATAGTGAGTTTCAGGAAGGAAAAGAGCGTGGCTATTAAACGTGATCTCCCTCACGGTTGCAAGCATGTTAACGGGACATTGAATTTTATGACCTGCTTAGCGATAACCGCACGGTGCTGCATGCGGTTTTAAAAAAAGAGTACATAGTATGTTGTAACTAAATTAAGATGTAATTAAACCCGGCCGAAGCCGGGTAACGTCATTAGCAAAGGGGGTTCACCGCTGCGCGCATTCCCTTCAGGAGAATGGCGTCAAGATCCAGGGTCACCTGGTCGACAAGCCCGGTGACCTGCGTGAGATCCTGTTCCCAGTGCTCGCTCACGCTCAGTACGGACTGCACCAGCTCACGGGTGCTCAACTGCTGGTCGCGGTGCTGTGCCCACAGCTGCTGATAACGTTCCAGCCAGAATGCATCATCCTGCACCGGATAGTTCTCCCCGTTACGTTCCCCGCGATAAAACGCTATCAGTGCAGCCAGCGCGAACGTCAGACGTGCAGGCAATTGTCCGCTTGCGTTCTGCCCTGCCAGCAGCTGCGGCAGAATGCGGGTGCGGTATTTGGTCATACCGTTAAGCGCGATGGAAAGCAGCTGGTGTCTGATGTAAGGGTTGCGAAAACGCCCTGTTACCGCGCTGGCAAAAGATTCTAGCTCGTCACGCGGCAGATCGAGAACCGGAATGATCTCCTGATAAATCGCTTTTTCGACAAACGCGCAGATCTCTGCATCATTCATCGCCTCGCCTACCGTCTCTAACCCAGCCTGGAATGCCACCGGCACCAGCGCCGTATGCGCGCCGTTCAGGATAGCGACTTTGCGCTCTTTGTAGGGCCTGATGTCGTCGACAATCAGCACATTCAACGGGTATTTATCCAGACGAAGTTCCTGCGCAAGAGATGCCGGCCCCTGGATAACAAACAGATAGAAATGTTCAGCCGTATCCAGGAAACCATCGTGATAACCCAGCTCAGCCTCCAGCGTGGCCGCTTCGTCGCGCGGGTAACCGGTCACGATACGGTCAACCAGCGTCGAGCAGAAGCTGTTTGCCTCGTTAAGCCACTGGATAAAGGCGGCAGGCAGCGCCCACTCCCGGGCATAGCGCAGGACGAGTTCATGCAGCGCGTCACCGTTGTAGT
This region of Enterobacter asburiae genomic DNA includes:
- a CDS encoding tagaturonate reductase — protein: MNTLNRRDFPGAQYPERIIQFGEGNFLRAFVDWQIDLLNEHTDLNAGVVIVRPIQSDFPPSLNTQDGLYTTIIRGLNGQGKAVSESRLIRSVNREIDVYGQYDAFLKLAHNPDMRFVFSNTTEAGISYNAGDRFADAPAVSYPAKLTRLLFERYSHFNGAADKGWIIIPCELIDYNGDALHELVLRYAREWALPAAFIQWLNEANSFCSTLVDRIVTGYPRDEAATLEAELGYHDGFLDTAEHFYLFVIQGPASLAQELRLDKYPLNVLIVDDIRPYKERKVAILNGAHTALVPVAFQAGLETVGEAMNDAEICAFVEKAIYQEIIPVLDLPRDELESFASAVTGRFRNPYIRHQLLSIALNGMTKYRTRILPQLLAGQNASGQLPARLTFALAALIAFYRGERNGENYPVQDDAFWLERYQQLWAQHRDQQLSTRELVQSVLSVSEHWEQDLTQVTGLVDQVTLDLDAILLKGMRAAVNPLC
- a CDS encoding bestrophin family protein — its product is MIVRPKQHWLQLIFVWHGSVLPKIYTRLLLNFLLSIAVILMLPWYTSLGIKFTVAPFSILGVAIAIFLGFRNNACYSRYVEARLLWGQLMIAARSLFREVKNTLPDDKHLGEFVRLQIAFANCLRMTLRRDLNAEQLSRYLAPDDLRHVMSANSPANRILLIMGEWLAVRRRNGQLSDILFHSLNNRLNDMSIVLSGCERIATTPVPFAYTLILHRTVYLFCIMLPFALVVDLHYMTPFVSALISYTFISLDTLAEELEDPFGTEDNDLPLDAICNMMERDLLQMNDEENIPERLMPDKHYQLT